The DNA sequence GATTTACATAATATTGACCACAACGAACCGCTTCACTTGCAACAATATCCAAAGCTTGAAATTTCGTACTAACAAATAGAATGCGACCACCTTGAGATGCAACGTCATACAAAGCTTTTATTGCTACTTTTAGCAACGATAATGTTTTTCGCAGGTCAATTATGTGTATACGATTCTCTTGATGTATACCGTATATATATGGGGCCATTTTGGGATTCCAGCGACTAATTTTATGGCCAAAATGTACACCAGCTTCAGCTAAATCACGTATGGTAACTTCAGGTAAATTTGTCATATTTACTTCTCCAAATAGTTTATCTTCCATGGCATAACCCTCATGGGACTACTTGCATAAGCCATGTGTGAAATTAAGTTACTTACATAGTAATACAAAAGACAACAAAGCGCAAACAAAAAATATTGACAAGTGGCAATACGTTGATTAGCTTTAAGGTTGCAAACGTTAGAAAGAAATGGGGGGTGTAGCTCAGTTGGTTAGAGCGCATGCCTGTCACGCATGAGGTCGTGAGTTCAAGTCTCATCACTCCCGCCATTATATCAGAAGCACTTTTACTGATCCATTTTCTTGTTGATTTGTAGTAATTTCTTTCAGAGACTTGACATGGTATTGTAATTACTGCTTAATTTACTTGAATTTATCGTTAACAATTAGGATTAAATATGTTCATTTCTGAAGTCTTTGCAGCAGATGCAACTAGCAATGTATCGACATCTTTTGCTAGTTTTATTCCACTCATTTTAATATTTGTGGTATTTTATTTTCTCATTATTCGCCCAAATCACAAAAAACTAAAGGAACATAGAAGGATGATAGATCAAATAAAACGCGGTGATAAGGTCATTACTTCTAGTGGAATAATAGGTGAAATTAGCAAAGTTGATGAGGCAAGTGCGCAGTTTATAATAGAAATAGCACCAAAAGTTGAAATAAAAATCCTGAAGTCTGCTATATCTGAAGTCTTAAACAAAGAAATTCAAAAAGTAGTAGCTAAACCTATTGAAAAAGGCAAGATTGAAAAGAATGACAAAAAAAACAAACTAGAGGAAAGTAAAAAGGGCAAAAATGCTTCATAATTTAAGAAACTGGTTGTGTGTGGAATACTGGGTATAGTAAGTAACGGTGATTCAGTAGTACCAACTTTACTGGCTGGACTAAAAAAATTGGAATACAGAGGGTATGATTCTTCAGGTATAGCAATAATAAATAATAAAGGTGAGGTAGAAGTCAAAAAATCAGAAGGTAAAGTTGAAAGGTTATGTGAAGTTATTCATGAGAGTAAAATATCTAGCAGTACAATTGGTATAGCACATACTCGCTGGGCTACACACGGATCTCCAAATCTTAAAAATGCTCATCCCATTTGTATAAATAATGTTGTTGTTGCTCATAACGGTATAATTGAAAATTACAATCTGTTAAAAAAGGGCCTAGAGG is a window from the Wolbachia endosymbiont of Armadillidium arcangelii genome containing:
- the yajC gene encoding preprotein translocase subunit YajC; this translates as MFISEVFAADATSNVSTSFASFIPLILIFVVFYFLIIRPNHKKLKEHRRMIDQIKRGDKVITSSGIIGEISKVDEASAQFIIEIAPKVEIKILKSAISEVLNKEIQKVVAKPIEKGKIEKNDKKNKLEESKKGKNAS